A window of Chloroflexota bacterium contains these coding sequences:
- a CDS encoding aminopeptidase P family protein, with amino-acid sequence MNEFEIKQQRIQALLDKHNLDALLLQRVSSFAWATCGAAGYVGTATTFGASSLLVTRAARYVITNNIEATRLTQEERLDAQGWELRATPWHAANAMAELTRGMKLGADWGFPKALDLTADLARVRANLLPEEGERFRALGKACADALDAAIRAVKPGMTEFEIAAQLALQAQRRGVQAIVNLIATDERIFKFRHPLPTAKKLERYAMLVLGGRQHGLVCSITRFVHFGKLPDEVQRKMEATARVDAAFIAATRPGKTLGEIFQRAQRVYAEAGFADEWQLHHQGGVAGYEGREYLGSPTATDVVALGQAFAWNPSITGAKSEDTILVGANGNEVLTRTDSLPTMDVNVDGITFARPAILIV; translated from the coding sequence GTGAACGAATTTGAAATCAAACAACAACGGATTCAAGCACTGCTCGACAAACACAATCTGGACGCGCTCTTGCTTCAACGCGTCAGCAGTTTTGCGTGGGCAACGTGCGGCGCGGCGGGGTACGTCGGCACCGCGACGACATTCGGCGCGTCATCGCTGCTCGTCACGCGCGCGGCGCGCTATGTCATCACGAACAACATCGAGGCGACGCGCTTGACGCAGGAAGAGCGCCTCGACGCGCAGGGCTGGGAATTGCGCGCGACGCCGTGGCACGCGGCGAACGCGATGGCGGAACTGACGCGCGGAATGAAACTCGGCGCGGACTGGGGCTTTCCGAAAGCGCTTGATTTGACCGCGGACCTCGCACGCGTGCGCGCGAATCTGTTACCCGAAGAAGGCGAACGCTTTCGCGCGCTCGGCAAAGCGTGTGCGGACGCGCTGGACGCGGCGATTCGCGCGGTGAAACCGGGGATGACCGAGTTCGAAATCGCGGCGCAACTCGCGCTGCAGGCACAGCGTCGCGGCGTGCAAGCCATCGTCAACTTGATCGCGACGGATGAACGCATCTTCAAGTTTCGCCATCCGCTGCCGACTGCGAAAAAATTGGAGCGCTACGCGATGCTCGTACTCGGCGGGCGACAACACGGGTTGGTCTGCTCGATCACGCGATTCGTCCATTTCGGCAAATTGCCGGACGAGGTGCAACGCAAGATGGAAGCGACCGCGCGCGTGGATGCGGCGTTCATCGCGGCGACGCGCCCGGGTAAAACGCTCGGCGAGATTTTTCAGCGCGCGCAACGGGTTTACGCGGAAGCCGGGTTTGCGGACGAGTGGCAATTGCATCATCAAGGCGGCGTTGCTGGATACGAGGGGCGCGAGTACCTGGGTTCGCCAACGGCGACGGATGTGGTTGCGTTGGGGCAGGCATTCGCCTGGAATCCGTCCATCACCGGCGCGAAATCGGAGGACACGATTCTCGTCGGCGCGAACGGCAATGAGGTGCTTACACGTACGGATAGCTTGCCGACGATGGATGTGAATGTGGACGGTATCACCTTCGCGCGACCGGCGATTCTCATCGTGTAA